The following DNA comes from Gammaproteobacteria bacterium.
CGGTGTGACGCGTACGAGCAACCGGGTCAGCTTGCCGACCCTGCCGAGCACCACGAAAGGCCGGCGGCGCTTCACGGCTCGGAGGAGCGCGTCGGCGACCTGCTCGGGGGACAGCATCGAGCCGACCCGTGACTGCGGATGGTCCGTGATCGACCCGTCCCCGTCGAGCGTGCGGAACCGAAACGGAGTGTCGACGAAGGTCGGCGCCACGATCGTCACATCGACACCGGTGCCGCGCAGCTCGGCTCGCAGCGTCTCGAAGAACCCGCCGAGGGCGTGCTTGGACGCCACATACCCGCTGCGGCCCAGCAGGGGAGCGAACCCTGCCACCGAACTGATTGCTACGATCGCTCCCTGCCGCTCGACGATCGAGGCCAGGGCCGCTTTGGTGGCGTGCACCGCCCCGAAGTAGTTGACCTCCATGACCCGGCGCAACACCGACAGGTCGGTGTCGGCGAAAGCGCTGCGGTGAGTGAGACCGGCATTGTTGATCAGCACGTCGACACCGCCGAGGCTCGCGACCACGTGCGCCATTGCGCGTTCGACCTGCTCGAAGTCGGTGAGATCGCACACTGCCGTCACGGCTCCGGGCAGGTCGGCGCCGAGAGCGCCGAGGGCCGCATCGTCGATGTCGAGCAGCGCCAGGCGGGCGCCTGCCTTGGCGAAACGGCGGCTCATCGCAGCGCCGAGGCCTCCCGCAGCCCCGGTGATCACCACGACGGCGTCGGTCAGGTCACGGCCTGTCACGCCGTCCCGCCAGGAACTCGTCGAAGACCTCGGAGGTGGTCTTCTGCGGCACGTAGCCGAACTCGCCCTTCAACCGCCGGTTCGACAGCACCGGCCGGTAACGGAGGAAGTCGACCTGTTCCGGTCCGTACTGGGTGAGAC
Coding sequences within:
- a CDS encoding SDR family oxidoreductase; protein product: MTGRDLTDAVVVITGAAGGLGAAMSRRFAKAGARLALLDIDDAALGALGADLPGAVTAVCDLTDFEQVERAMAHVVASLGGVDVLINNAGLTHRSAFADTDLSVLRRVMEVNYFGAVHATKAALASIVERQGAIVAISSVAGFAPLLGRSGYVASKHALGGFFETLRAELRGTGVDVTIVAPTFVDTPFRFRTLDGDGSITDHPQSRVGSMLSPEQVADALLRAVKRRRPFVVLGRVGKLTRLLVRVTPALYERLMARSLRSELER